In the genome of Piliocolobus tephrosceles isolate RC106 chromosome 20, ASM277652v3, whole genome shotgun sequence, one region contains:
- the SUN5 gene encoding SUN domain-containing protein 5: MPRSSRSPGDPGAPLEDVARNPRPRRIAQRGRNTSRMVEDTSSNMNDNFLLPVRINAQALGLTQCMLGCVSWFTCFACSLRTQAQQVLFNTCRCKLLCQKLMEKTGILLLCAFGFWMFSIHLPSKMKVWQDDSINGPLQSLRLYQEKVRHHSGEIQDLRGSMNLLIAKLQEMEAMSDEQKVAQKIMKMIHGDYIEKPDFALKSTGASIDFEHTSATYNHEKAHSYWNWIQLWNYAQPPDVILEPNVTPGNCWAFEGNRGQVTIQLAQKVYLSNLTLQHIPKTISPSGSLDTAPKDFVIYGMEGSPKEEVFLGAFQFQPENIIQMFPLQNQPARAFGTVKVKISSNWGNPAFTCLYRVRVHGSVAPPGEQASPEPLP, translated from the exons ATGCCACGGTCCTCAAGGAGCCCTGGGGACCCAGGTGCCCCACTCGAAGATGTGGCCCGCAATCCCAGACCCCGGAG GATTGCCCAGCGAGGCCGGAACACCAGCAGAATGGTAGAGGACACCTCCTCAAACATGA ATGACAACTTCCTGTTGCCTGTCCGCATCAATGCCCAAGCCCTAGGCCTGACTCAGTGCATGCTGGGatgtgtgt cctggttcACCTGTTTTGCTTGCTCCCTGAGAACTCAGGCCCAGCAGGTTCTGTTCAACACGTGCAG ATGCAAGCTGCTGTGCCAGAAGCTCATGGAGAAGACAGGCATTCTGCTCCTCTGTGCTTTCG GATTCTGGATGTTTTCTATTCACTTACCATCAAAAATGAAAGTCTGGCAG GATGACAGCATAAATGGTCCACTGCAGAGCTTGAG GTTGTACCAGGAGAAGGTGAGACATCACAGTGGGGAAATCCAGGACCTCCGAGGTAGCATGAACCTGCTCATTGCCAAGCTCCAGGAGATGGAAGCCATGTCCGATGAG CAAAAAGTGGCCcagaaaataatgaagatgaTACATGGTGATTACATCGAAAAGCCAGACTTTGCCCTGAAGTCTACAG GGGCCAGCATTGACTTTGAGCACACATCAGCCACCTATAACCATGAGAAGGCCCACTCCTACTGGAACTGGATCCAGCTGTGGAACTACGCACAGCCCCCAGACGTGATCCTCGAG CCCAACGTGACACCTGGCAACTGCTGGGCCTTTGAGGGTAACCGCGGCCAGGTGACCATCCAATTGGCTCAGAAGGTCTACCTGTCCAACCTCACACTGCAGCACATCCCCAAGACCATCTCACCATCAGGCAGCCTGGACACTGCCCCCAAGGACTTCGTCATCTAT GGCATGGAGGGCTCCCCCAAGGAGGAGGTGTTCCTGGGGGCATTTCAGTTTCAGCCAGAAAACATCATCCAGATGTTCCCACTCCAG AACCAGCCGGCCCGGGCTTTCGGTACGGTCAAGGTGAAGATCTCAAGCAACTGGGGGAACCCAGCCTTCACTTGCCTATACCGCGTGCGAGTGCATGGCTCTGTGGCCCCGCCCGGAGAGCAAGCCTCACCAGAACCCCTACCCTGA
- the BPIFB2 gene encoding BPI fold-containing family B member 2, with the protein MAWAHRLGLLLALLLPMVSASTPGTVVRLNKAALSYVSEIGKVPLQRALQVTVPHFLDWSGEVLQPTRIQILNVHVPRLHLKFIAGFGVRLLAAANFTFKVFRAAEPLELTLPVELLADTRVTQSSIRTPVVSISTCSSFSGHANEFDGSNSTSHALLVLLQKHIKAVLSNKLCLSISNLVQGVNVHLGTLIGLNPVGPESQIRYSMVSVPTVTSDYISLEVNAVLFLLGKPIVLPMDATPFVLPRHVGTEGSMATVGLSQHLFDSVLLLLQKSGALNLDITGQLRSDDNLLNTSAMGWLIPEVARQFPEPMPVVLKVRLGTTPVAMLHTNNATLRLQPFVEVLAAASNSAFQSLFSLDVVVNLSLQLSVSKVKLQGTTSVLGDVQLTVASSNVGFIDTDRVRALMGTVFEEPLLDHLNALLAMGIALPGVVNLQYVAPEIFVYEGYVVISSELFYQS; encoded by the exons ATGGCTTGGGCACATAGGCTGGGCCTGCTGCTGGCACTGCTGCTGCCCATGGTCAGTGCCTCCACGCCAGGCACCGTGGTCCGACTCAACAAAGCAGCATTGAGCTATG TGTCTGAAATTGGGAAAGTCCCTCTACAGCGGGCCCTGCAGGTCACTGTCCCTCATTTCCTGGACTGGAGTGGAGAGGTGCTTCAGCCTACCAG GATCCAGATTCTGAATGTCCATGTGCCCCGCCTCCACCTGAAATTCATTGCTGGTTTTGGAGTGCGCCTGCTGGCAGCAGCTAATTTTACTTTCAAGGTGTTTCG CGCCGCAGAGCCCCTGGAGCTGACGCTGCCTGTGGAACTGCTGGCTGACACCCGTGTGACCCAGAGCTCCATCAGGACCCCGGTGGTCAGCATCTCTACCTGCTCTTCATTCTCAGGCCACGCCAACGAGTTTGATGGCAGTAACAG CACCTCCCATGCACTGCTGGTCCTGCTGCAGAAGCACATTAAAGCTGTCTTGAGTAACAAG CTGTGCCTGAGCATCTCCAACCTGGTGCAGGGTGTCAATGTCCACCTGGGCACTTTAATTG GCCTCAACCCTGTGGGTCCTGAGTCCCAGATCCGCTATTCCATGGTCAGTGTGCCCACTGTCACCAGTGACTACATTTCCCTGGAAGTCAAT GCTGTTCTCTTCCTGCTGGGCAAGCCCATCGTCCTGCCCATGGATGCCACCCCTTTTGTGTTGCCAAGGCATGTGGGCACTGAGGGCTCCATGGCCACTGTGGGCCTCTCCCAGCACCTGTTTGACTCTGTGCTCCTGCTGCTGCAGAAGTCCGGCGCCCTCAACCTGGACATCACAGGGCAGCTG AGGTCGGATGACAACCTGCTGAACACCTCTGCAATGGGCTGGCTCATCCCGGAG gtggCCCGCCAGTTCCCCGAGCCCATGCCCGTGGTGCTCAAGGTGCGGCTGGGTACCACACCTGTGGCCATGCTCCACACCAACAACGCCACCCTGCGGCTGCAGCCCTTCGTGGAGGTCCTGGCCGCAGCCTCCAACTCGGCTTTCCAGTCCCTCTTCTCCCTGGATGTG GTAGTGAACTTGAGCCTCCAGCTCTCTGTGTCCAAGGTGAAGCTTCAGGGGACCACGTCTGTGCTGGG GGATGTCCAGCTCACGGTGGCCTCCTCCAACGTGGGCTTCATTGAT ACAGATCGGGTGCGTGCACTGATGGGCACTGTTTTTGAGGAGCCCCTGCTGGACCATCTCAATG CTCTCTTGGCCATGGGAATTGCCCTCCCCGGCGTGGTCAACCTCCAATATGTTGCCCCTGAGATCTTTGTCTATGAG